Proteins from one Rosa chinensis cultivar Old Blush chromosome 7, RchiOBHm-V2, whole genome shotgun sequence genomic window:
- the LOC112177867 gene encoding receptor-like protein EIX1 → MEYYVHFKPISHLCLHFLLVLFSCMGAGLSSNIVKHTCLEKEREALLSFKQDLADPSGRLASWMGHACCQWQGISCNNRTGHVEKIDLRSTYHSFLVGKINPSLIHLKHLSYLDLSQNDFQGIQLPKFIGQLKSLRYLNLSCTSYAGEIPPSLANLSNLHYLDLSNPFYDCYSKNMNWLSHLRSLKYLNLGSVNLSSTGVGWLHDVIMLPSLLELHLFYCHIDKSLFRLSPLMINFTSLLVLDMSSNFLHSSFPRWLLNLISLKSLEHLNLRGMGLQGQIPQVIGHLCKLKMLNLGGNDFNGDLQEFLSGFSNCRDNGRMVSELQHLDLHFNSFSGSFPESLRHLPSLKTLHLSSNHMNGSINPQILGQLSQLVDLDLSKNSWEGVLTESHFMNLTRLETFRIGTNRPALSSSLIFNVTDDWLPPFKLRTVDIQNCRMGPAFPVWLQSQTQLVDVLLDNTGISGRIPVDWLLKISSHVESLLLPNNDIGGKLPFQFKFLKITVMDLRHNQFEGTLQQLLPTNVPLLRELYLSDNHLKGTIPPSICQVQYMTILSLRNNQFSGEFPQEWSMWRYLRVVDVGNNNLSGNIPSSVGIPRSLGVLKMNDNNFGGEIPFAMQNCSNLTGIDLGGNKLTGKLPLWLGSKLSKLQILRLRFNYLSGNIPQQLCNLKELHILDLGHNDLSGTIPKCLSNLTSLASGLTSWHLYGDYDEQTTVIMKGGEHTYSSDHTLMWVMSIDLSSNNLKGEIPEEICALIRLVSLNLSRNQLVGKIPSKFRNLTGLETLDLSFNHLLGQIPQSFSSLTLLSHLNLSYNNLSGRIPSGPQLQTLDSSSYVGNPSLCGFPVLTKCEGDDTSTLQTFLGGDSQDEDENEKLGFYISMVLGFILSFWGVCGTLLIKKSWRYAYFQFFDNLKDKIAVAITLKVARLQRRL, encoded by the coding sequence ATGGAGTACTATGTTCACTTCAAGCCTATTTCTCACCTCTGTCTTCATTTTCTCCTCGTGCTATTTTCATGTATGGGGGCTGGGCTTTCGAGCAATATTGTGAAACATACATGcctagagaaagagagagaagctcttCTCAGCTTCAAACAAGATCTTGCCGATCCTTCTGGTAGGCTTGCCTCCTGGATGGGTCATGCTTGCTGTCAATGGCAAGGGATTTCATGCAACAACCGAACGGGTCACGTTGAAAAGATAGACCTCCGAAGTACATACCACTCCTTTTTGGTGGGTAAGATAAATCCTTCTTTGATTCACTTGAAACATTTATCTTACTTAGATCTAAGCCAGAATGATTTTCAAGGTATTCAACTCCCCAAGTTCATTGGGCAGCTTAAGAGTTTGAGGTATCTCAATCTCTCCTGTACATCATATGCGGGAGAGATTCCCCCTTCTCTTGCTAACCTCTCAAACTTACATTATCTTGATCTCAGTAATCCTTTTTATGATTGTTATTCCAAAAACATGAATTGGCTTTCTCATCTCCGTTCCTTAAAGTACCTCAATCTTGGAAGTGTGAACCTTAGCAGCACAGGAGTAGGTTGGTTACACGATGTTATCATGCTTCCTTCACTCTTAGAGTTGCATTTGTTTTATTGCCACATTGACAAAAGCCTTTTTCGTCTGTCACCCCTCATGATCAACTTCACATCCCTTTTAGTCCTTGATATGTCCTCCAATTTTCTTCATTCTTCATTTCCCAGATGGCTTTTAAATCTTATTAGCCTCAAGTCCCTCGAACACCTAAACTTACGAGGTATGGGCCTCCAAGGTCAAATTCCTCAAGTCATTGGACATCTGTGCAAGCTAAAGATGTTAAATCTTGGGGGCAACGACTTCAACGGAGATCTTCAAGAGTTTTTAAGTGGTTTCTCAAATTGTCGAGATAATGGGAGGATGGTAAGTGAATTGCAGCATCTTGACCTCCATTTCAACTCTTTTTCTGGATCATTTCCAGAATCTCTTCGACACTTACCATCATTGAAAACACTACACCTCTCTTCTAACCATATGAATGGTTCCATTAATCCTCAAATTTTGGGACAACTCTCTCAGCTAGTTGACCTAGATTTGTCTAAAAATTCATGGGAAGGAGTTTTGACTGAATCACATTTCATGAACCTCACGAGATTGGAAACTTTTAGAATAGGCACAAACAGACCAGCTTTGTCATCATCTCTCATTTTCAATGTGACTGATGACTGGCTTCCCCCATTCAAGCTCCGCACAGTTGACATTCAAAACTGCAGAATGGGTCCTGCATTTCCGGTATGGCTTCAATCTCAAACTCAGCTAGTTGATGTCCTCCTTGATAATACTGGAATTTCTGGTCGAATACCTGTGGATTGGCTCTTGAAGATATCTTCCCATGTTGAATCTTTGCTTTTACCTAACAATGACATTGGTGGAAAACTTCCCTTCCAATTCAAGTTTCTGAAAATAACTGTCATGGATTTGCGTCATAATCAATTTGAGGGCACACTCCAGCAGCTTTTGCCCACTAATGTGCCTCTATTAAGAGAATTGTATCTTTCTGATAATCATTTGAAAGGAACTATTCCACCTTCAATTTGCCAAGTGCAATATATGACAATCCTTTCTCTGAGAAACAATCAGTTTTCAGGAGAGTTCCCTCAAGAATGGAGTATGTGGAGATATTTAAGAGTTGTGGATGTTGGAAACAACAATCTCTCAGGTAACATTCCGAGTTCAGTGGGCATTCCACGTTCTCTTGGTGTATTGAAGATGAATGACAATAATTTCGGTGGGGAAATTCCTTTTGCGATGCAAAATTGCTCTAATTTGACAGGTATTGATCTTGGTGGCAACAAACTCACTGGAAAACTACCTTTATGGTTAGGGTCAAAGCTATCTAAATTGCAAATTCTGCGATTGCGATTCAACTATTTAAGTGGAAATATTCCTCAACAATTGTGCAATCTCAAAGAACTTCATATCCTAGACCTTGGTCATAACGACCTTTCAGGGACCATTCCCAAGTGTCTGAGTAATCTGACTAGTCTCGCATCTGGTTTGACCTCTTGGCATCTTTATGGTGATTACGATGAGCAAACAACAGTTATCATGAAAGGAGGAGAACATACATATAGCAGTGATCATACTCTGATGTGGGTAATGAGCATTGATCTTTCGTCGAATAATTTAAAAGGCGAAATCCCTGAAGAAATATGCGCCCTCATCAGATTGGTTTCCTTGAACTTGTCAAGGAATCAATTAGTCGGAAAGATTCCATCGAAGTTCAGAAACTTAACTGGGTTGGAAACACTTGATCTCTCATTCAATCACCTTTTAGGACAAATTCCCCAAAGCTTTTCTTCTTTGACATTATTGTCTCACTTGAACTTGTCTTATAACAACCTGTCCGGAAGAATTCCTTCAGGCCCCCAACTCCAAACACTGGATAGTTCTTCGTATGTGGGGAATCCATCACTCTGTGGGTTTCCTGTCTTAACCAAGTGCGAGGGAGATGACACATCTACACTACAAACTTTTCTTGGAGGAGACAGTCAAGATGAAGATGAGAATGAAAAGCTTGGTTTCTATATCAGCATGGTCCTCGGGTTCATCCTAAGCTTTTGGGGAGTTTGTGGCACATTACTCATAAAGAAGTCATGGAGGTATGCctattttcaattctttgaCAACTTGAAAGATAAAATAGCAGTAGCAATTACACTGAAGGTTGCCCGTTTGCAAAGAAGATTGTGA
- the LOC121050646 gene encoding uncharacterized protein LOC121050646 yields the protein MRLHKLKMNPAKCVFGVQAGDFLGFIVHQRGIEVPEDKASAVINASPPRTKKELQRLLGQNEFVWEPKHQEAFDKIKAYLESPPVLVPLRAGFPLKLYISAAEASIGNTARFRVQCGQYQNDDILKCRIFGTSLSGATFRWFSKLRPGTVADWPAMEKLFRETFGAIEPEVDLASLTQMSQQPTESAVAYLQRFQIQKAKLNNSRISHIFRECNMTADALAKMSIEHAPGLIMFEDPPAHAVQAFLDDLDGVSRPRRTGNTVIS from the exons ATGCGGCTACACAAACTCAAGATGAACCCCGCCAAatgcgtttttggagttcaggCAGGGGATTTTCTGGGCTTCATCGTCCATCAAAGGGGtattgaggtccctgaggataaGGCAAGCGCAGTCATCAATGCATCTCCCCCGCGAACAAAGAAGGAGCTACAACGattgctgg GACAgaatgagtttgtgtgggaacctaaacaccaagaggcttttgacaaaaTTAAGGCCTATCTCGAGAGCCCACCAGTGCTCGTTCCCCTTAGAGCTGGCTTTCCATTGAAGTTGtatatttcagcagctgaggcttccataGGCAATACGGCCAGGTTCAGGGTGCAatgcggccagtaccagaatgatgacatcctcaagtgcaggataTTTGGCACTTCTCTTTCCGGGGCTACCTTTAGATGGTTTTCTAAGCTCCGCCCAGGAACAGTAGCAGATTGGCCCGCAATGGAAAAGCTCTTCCGAGAAACTTTTGGAGCTATAGAGCCTGAAGTCGACTTGGCTTCTCTTACTCAGATGTCCCAACAACCCACCGAATCTGCTGTCGCATATCTGCAACGCTTTCAGatccagaaagccaaactga ATAACTCCAGAATCAGTCATATCTTCAGGGAGTGCAATATGACAGCTGACGCCTTAGCCAAGATGAGTATTGAGCATGCTCCTGGTCTTATCATGTTTGAGGATCCTCCTGCTCATGCTGTGCAAGCTTTTCTAGATGATTTAGATGGGGTTTCTAGACCTAGAAGGACTGGGAATACTGTTATTTCTTAG